A region of the Haematobia irritans isolate KBUSLIRL chromosome 5, ASM5000362v1, whole genome shotgun sequence genome:
tgatcgtttctaaacagctgatgacagtgttgaatATTTTTGGAGATATCCTGGACAAACGAATAATCTgtattcttttagtccttcacgcctTAGGGtaaccagtgctaaaagaaaactgtCCTAGAGCTGagtttttctatatacatgtcaaaatgtatgaaataTCGTTCCATCatattatttccaatttcaatcgAAAGTCATCAGAGTGAATTACACGAATCAGGAGGCAAAGCAGGCCGCTGGAACGGCAAGAGTTGTAAGAATCCTGGACTTCTAAGGGTGAGACACAAGGGTAGAAGATCTACAAAACTTATTGGAGAACGCGAACCTGATAGAATAACTTCCGATTGAGAAAACTACAGAATGAagggaaaataattttgaagaatcatcatggaccaatacacagaGTGGCTGATATGTTATGCAATAAAGTAAAGCGCTTTACATACATTTTATTCTTCAagagaaaaaattgagaaataaaatcaaaattttaaatcaatttcgATTTATTCTGAATAATTCCCGCTACTCAGGAATATTTTTCTAGGAGCTTTTTCGAAATACATATATTTGAAACACCCAGAAATGTCAGTATCACCATCGAGTggagaaaactttttggtattcgaccATAACTGGCAAATGTTCTCGTGTTCCTTTCGTTGAAAAACGGATATAAGAATCATAACAACATGGTGGCCCCGTAGTATCAACTAACAATCTTCATAAATACTCAAAAAAACTCCCTCTCGAATCGAAACTTCATgacttattttgtttttctatctgacatttataattatagttttaaaatatgtgatttttctaaaagttcttaAAGAAATATGCAATTAGTACTAGGATATAACTCTCTACGCCTGTATTGAACGCTGATCCCGAATTCGAGTTCGTTGGTGGAGAATTTGAATCAGGAGTTGGAGGTTTAGGTGAGGGTCTTGAATTTGGTGGTTTACTTGGTTTAGCCATACCCTGTAAAGCTGGTATAATTCTATTGCAGTCTGGCGCAATACTgggattgcaaaaataacatccATCGGAAGTCATACAAGTTCTCTGCTCCTCCAGTGTAGTGGCACATCCTCGTACAatacgtttttcttttttaagggCATAACACAATAAATTAGGTGTTCGACTCAGATGACATCGGGTTGGTTTCACCATAATACTGTCCTCTTCAATGGAGCATTCGGGATTCTAGATTatcaaaattgataaaaaacaattttgtaattattaatgtctctcatatttttttcattattattgaAAGCAACATAGACAAGAAAGAGCTAAGATCAGAAGGAGAAAATTATGCGAGACCCTTTCACAATTTTCACGTATTCATCACAACTAACCGAGCCGATGTAAACATTTGATTTGTAAACCATAACGATTATTCGATACTCTTTCGTAGAGCCAACTATTCGATATTTTATCATATAGCCTTCTTCGGAGCACTCTATAGAAGAGATAggttattcaaaatttcttgaaaatgaTATTGTTATGAGTTGCAATCAGAATCAATAATTTGGCAAAGTTGACTTTTCGCGTTTTCGACCTTTAAAACTATGTATTTCGATCATATtgtaatttcaatcaaatttcgactTTTCCATAAAATCGTAAGTCAGTAAACATACGATaatttatcttaaaaaaaatatatataagataTTTAGTCTGaaattttctgtgtaatatTTGTAGGATAACTTGGTAATTACCATGGATTTAGTTTTATACCTTTAATCCTtgtatatagaaaaagtttcttacCCATCTAGAGTCACATTGAGCACAATATAAATCACTTAAGGCCCATTCATTGCATTCATCATCATTGCATTTATGGCATTGACCGAGAATGTCTATATCACTGccattacatttttggcgaaatttttccGGTATCGTATTCAAACATCCCTTAGCTTGAATGGTTTCTAAAAGCAAATAtaaacaatataaataaaaatttaatacatttCCAATTTACTCAATTTACCTCCAGCAAAAATTGTGGCACAAATATTCTCATCTTTGGAACATTTCTCTACAAATCTATGGGATTTTTCTATACATTCAGCACCTTCACATTTGTAACACGAACGTTCTGCTGCAATCGAAAGAACTTGAAGCAAAAGGACTAAAGTCAATAGCAGAATATGGCTTCCAGTACAGAAACCTATAAATTGTGACTTTAACTGCATTTTATGCTTGTCTAAATACGACTAATTTTTTATCATAATATTAGGAAATATATAAGTTCTGCTCTATCCATTAAGATATTTCAATAGTTTTGAGGGgctattcagttaaaattttatcagttTTTTATGTGCATTATACTTGACACTACACAAATACAAGAGGGAAATAGGGATGCCGACACGGGAACGGGATAAAATAGAATTTATACTAACCGTTGgttatacacttcaccactactgtggtacagggtaataagtttgtgcatttgtatgtaaccccaagaaggaaaagtctgagacccatcgtttagtatactgatcagcttagaattaaattctgagtcgatttagcggtgtccgtctgtctgttaatttatttttgtgtgcaaagtccagctcgcagtttaagtccgatcgtcctcaaatttggcatagggtccttttacggctcaaagacgatcgctattaaaatcggttcagatttagatatagctgccatatacatgtataaccgatctggttataaatgacgtatttatcaatcgatcttaTTCCAATTTCgcataatcaaatattttgtgagtctcgtaaattttgcagaacatcagtcaaatcggttcagattcagatatagctctcatatatagctatcgcccgatttacacacctATAGcccagaggccaatattttgttacgatttacgtgaaattttgcaaagggagtagaattaacattatagatATGCAcaacgaatttggttgaaatcggtacagatttacatatagctcccatatatagctttcgcccgatttacactcctatggtcccagaggccaatattttgttccgatttacgtgaaattttgcacagggagtagaattaacattataaatatgcgtaccgaatttggttgaaatcggtacaggtttacatatagctcccatatatagctttcgcccgatttacactcctatggtcccagaggccaatattttgttccgatttacgtgaaattttgcacagggagtagaatcaaaattataaatattcgtaccgaatttggttgaaatcggttcagacttagatatagttcctatatatagatttacactcctatggccccagaggccaaagttttaccccgagttacgtaaaatttttcataaggagtagaactaacattataaatatgcataccgaatttggttgaaatcggttcagatttagatatagctctcatgtatatctctcgtccgatttgcaATTATATGACCACCGTAGATAAAAATCTACGGTAAATCATTCTGATTTACTtataattgtgcacagggaatggcaataacatttttactatgcatgccaaatttagttgaaattggttcagatttagatatagctgccatatatatctttcgtccgaaacgcacttatatggccccagaggtcaacatttcactccgatttacttgaggtTCTGCACACAGAGTAGGACAAACAGTTTTGCTatgcatgcaaaatttggtcaaaatcggtttagatttagatataactctcatatatattcacccgatttagattcatatgaccacggaggccaaagtttaatttcgaaaattttgaagttttgcactgagagttcaattaaaattttagcaatgtgtgccaaattttatcaaaatcggctcagaattagataaagcccccatatatatgttctttcacaataccaacatgttccttgtaaaatcgccactgttaagtcgaaaactcacAAAATctattcaaatttacctatactctaattcgtatatattgacctataaatcataaatgaagatgtgcgaaattttatgcaatttaaatatttaaatataatatagtcggccctgcccgaatttagactttccttatttgtttttaatttaatttaaaatactgttggattttcaatttcagaaaaatccaatcgggagatcagtttatGTGGGGCCTATAGACGTGGATGGACTATCCACGAACTTTACCtgcttgcaaaaaaaaaaaaaaaacaaatttgtgcCAGATTTTAGACGGCACATTCATTGTTGTGGACTGATGCCTAATTACCacagacagaaagacggacAATCTTAGATCATCTTAGAATCTCGCTCTAATCGATAATATATACATTAAAGGgatggaaatcgatatttcgatgtattacaaacttattataagccCCCATTCAATGGTTAtggctataaaaatacaatgaaattaTGACGAATATAAACGTTCGTCATTGACAAACAATCGAATGCATTTTATACTTTAAGGTGTTTGTGACGCATTTCAAATGGTATTTATCATCTgttctttttataaaatttaataataattttagtaatattttttttaattcccagTACTGTATGATTTATCATTTGATAACATTAGTTGAAATGCGGATATGAATATGGCTATGATTAATTTGTCAAGTAATTGATTACGTCTATGCCATTTATCATAttctccaacaacaacaaaagagcttccaaaacagTTGTTGGGATCCCCCAAACTACTTTGTTGGCGGAAGtccaacaacccagcaaaaaattttggaaattgttctaatggcacaactttaaaagtacttccaaaaatgtgctcccaaagatgttctctattttaactacacaggaagttcttttacgtcaattattttttcatattttgaatgggtaattttaacttttttttttcaaataagttaaaaacagggtaagaattaataaaatggtacaaattatttaaattcaatCTAGAAGAATTCAATCTAGAAGAaaagcgaatttttgaaaatatttggggtcaaatgtttcagacaagaGCCACaatagactaaaaatttaaaaaaaaagaaataataaaacttattgatttggcaaaatatcacaaaattgttcaaTTCCCATCCAAAAACacagaattcggatcacactttaagaagcgatacaaattcagtgctaCGGCTGTTGAACTGATGGAGATCCGCCCTATGAAAAGCCTATCGCGCCACGTTTGcatcactttcggatccaaaaacaacattgtcataatttttatggcGACGCTTTTGGGAAGGATAAAAAAACGGAATACTTccaccctatgacaagcccatgtaaaataaattggagatgatcccagattgtactacttccggatccaaactatttttggccgatatggactaatttttgcatggttgttagagggcagATACTAACATCTCGAGACAAGACAAAAGACACGAACATTTCACAAAGAGAAAATAATATGAGGGCACATACTTGTTGCTCTCCTTCAAGAATATATTAGTTAAAGATAACTGCTTAAGCTCCTTGGATACCGATCCGTTTGAGATTCGGTGTGCGTGGTCAGTACGTTGGGTATATTGGCAACCCTTTATTTCAGGCGCACATAGAATTGTGATACTATAGTGGCGGGTTTTTTTTCTTATCCTATTCTATGATTAGCTCAATAACagaggaccttctttttatagccgacatCGAACGGCGCTTCATATTACGATGAAATCGCTTAGAGAAGATTTAGTACACTCAAACAGGGCGCTGGAACTACCAAGAGAgaataaaccaccgctgaaaaatgtttttgtgttcAGTCGAAACTGGGtcctgtacacgcaaaaaaataattctttcctcccaaacgaaattttagacaaacaaagttcgtttctcatttgcttttcgctgtaaggaagtttctttgggagaaaagtatatactttttgtgataaacgtttattcttttccaggatgtaaaaacaatttcataaagactaactcaaaaaacaatcttttctgtttaatggcattttccctcacattttctcacttccacgaggttttttagttcttagcacctttttctttaatacaaacaatgtagaagaaattattcgattttacaaattttttaaattttacctttcgcttggacggagaatcgaaccgcggaccatgcaatttgtaagccagcacactatccattgagctgcgtagctgttattgtcatcaatggaTAATTATCcacataagttatattaatatagcatagcttgcggcgattaaacaaagtttatttaacagacacaaacatttagttgggcaccgtggagcagtggttgctacgtccgccgtgcatgccaagggtcgtgggttcgagccctgcttcgaccgaactttttttttttacacatattccagatatgttcggaaaattccgaaaagatgttcaacattacatactactatattaaatttttactatgaactgtaaaatgcgtcttaacagtgcttgatataaacaaaatggactgtgtttttgattcaaaaatatttttttttattgaaaaaataaaaattttgtaacaaacgaatttttgtagtgataaatgtttaaaattttcgaagaaattcaaaaacctcTAACAAAAgacacgttttcggtacacgttttccaaacgttttttttctttgcgtgtatatgcaTGCTAACAAATGTTTTACTCCCTCTAACAACTGCATCTGGGTGCCAAGGATTTCGCATTTCTAGTCATCATTCGTCCTATCAatagttttaaattttcaccaaattttcgattttccaGAAGAATTCCACAGAATTTTTGTGAAAGTTCCCatgaccaaaataaatttattcattttcacatACTCTAATAAACAATGCCTAATCTTTTATAAACAATGCCTTACAGAAAGTACTTAAAAAGAAGTGTCATCGCCATGATAATAAAACTTCCTGCTCTCAATTCATTGACATTTGCTGCAGAATTCGGTTTTGGCTTATGAGAATCTTCAAAAACTGGTATAATCATATTGCAAGCTGGTGTAATATTAGGATTACAAAAATAGCATCCATCTGAATTATGGCAGGTCCTTTGTTCTTCAATTGTGCCAGCACATCCTCGAATAACTCGATCATCTTCTTTTAGGGCATAGCACATTAAATTGGGTGTACGACCCATATAACATTTGGTGGGATGTATTAATATGGGTTCATCTTGGAGTGTACACTTGTCTTCCTTGAAAAGAAAAGTGGAAGATAAATATTTGAATTATATTACAAAACATCTTAGTAGCTTACATTTTTCGAATCACACTGAACACATTCTGAATCACTTAGGGCCCATAAATTACAAAGATCACTCTTACATTTATGACATTTATTTAGGATATCGATTGGACTTCCATCACATTGTTTACGTAATGTTTTGGGTATATTTTCCAAGCAACCTTGTGCTTCAATTTTatctacaaaaaattcaaatttaataaattgagCTAGCCATCATTGTTACATCACCATTACCTCCATTAAAGACTGTAGCACATACTTCCTTGCCATTGGAACACTTTTCCACTTCTCTATGTACACCATGGTCACAATCGGCTCCTTCGCATTTGTAGCACGAAAATTCTGCTGCaattgcatgaatttgaatagcAATAAGTAAAATAAATGGCAGGAACTTTTTGCCTCCCCGGAAAAGACCAATATCAAATGATGGGATGTTATGCATTTTACGACTTTCAATATAAGATTGATTAGATGTGCAATAGTGACgttgataatatatatattatcaatgcaaaatgcaataaaatatttcacaatATATCTAGCACTTACGAATATTTCTTATCAATGTTTATACAAATCTCAATATTTCAATCGATAAGAGATTGGAGTGAGTACTTCTAGTGCTAAACGGAATATTGTAACCGGTTATGAATATAATGAATACAATTATATGAATCAACAAGCTCTCCGAAAGAAATCAGATGtacattttaaatttgattagataaaataaattgtaattcCAGCAAGCCGGGCCCAAAAACACATCATCACTGCAAGTTTGAAGAAGTTGGGCATATGGTTTTCACATCCCCCTtacccagtgttgccagtatttttcgggcTCTTGTCACCAAAATAGGATTCTTTCAtctccaaaaatccccaatttaatttaaaattccccacaaacatccccaatacattttttggcaagttttttgaaaaaagtaaaggaataggctctgctgtaaaaaaaaatccattataatttaaaaattggaaaaatatgcattttttgTTATACCAGTTTGCGAATTACCATAAGATTAAGATTTCAACCCCAAAATCAGgagacgggtgctcaaaatattaTCCGATACAATCCCtcattaattatttatatagaaagtcatCGAATTTGTATCTTATGTAAATCGTCTTCTTaatgctcgagaaataaaaatgggagttgAGTCAACATATGTAGTTAGGAATCAAAACTAAGTTCTGAAtagccaagaaataaaattgggcgatCGACCAAAAGTCGTTGTTGCCCCGATATGAACTCTATTTTTATATGTATGGTATATATTATTcaaatcagtgatgtacgcaGATGAGGGACCAAGACTTCGACCCATGTCCTTACGatataatttcacaatagttaaaaatttaacaggaaacaaagtaaattgtaaagtagctcttggaatagtttttttttttattttgaagactctgtacttctttaagccCCTTTTAAAACATGTAgaagtaaagaatttcatataaaccattGAAGCTactttgttttcttatttagaatttaaaatcaaatatttgtataccctccaccataggatggggggtatattaactttgtcattccgtttgtaacacatcgaaattttgctctcagaccccataaagtatatatattctgggtcgtggtgaaactctgagtcgatctaagcatgtccgtccgcccgtctgttgaaatcacgaaacgaaacaagctatcgacttgaaacttggcacaagtagttgttatcgatgtaggtcggatggtattgaaaatgggcaatatcgcaccacttttacgtatagcccccatataaaccgacgctcagatttggcttgcggagcctcttggaggagcaaaactcatccgatccggttgaaatttggtacatagtgttagtatagcgtctctcataaccatgcaaaaattggtccaaatcggttcataattatatataacccccatataaaccgatccccagatttggcttgcggagcctctaagagaagtaaatttcatccgatccagctaaaatttggtacaggatgctagtatatggtctttaacaaacatgcaaattggtccacatcggtccataattatatatagcccccatataaaccgatcccccgatttggcttgcggagcctctaagagaagcaaaattcatccgatccggctgaaatttggtacatggtgtaagtttatggtctctaacaactatgtaaaaattggtccacatcggtcgagaattatatatagcccccatataaaccgatcccccgatttggtttgtggagcctctaagagaagcaaaattcatccgatccgactgaaatttggtacatggtgttagtatatggtctcaaacaaccatgcaaaaattggttcacatcggtccataattatatatagcccccatataaaccgatccccagatttgacctccggagccccttggaagagcaaaattcacccgatccggttgaaatttggtacattgcgctagtatatggccgctaacaaccatgccaaaatttttccatatcggtctataggtatatatagccgatccccaaaaatcatctaccaaaattttatttctatagaaaattttgttaacctttttttttatagaatattttgtcaaaattttttgtacataagattcggccttgcagaacttacggccgtatatgttatacttgtttttttttttttttttttttgtaacagatAGACATTgaatattaaatattgtttgttagttagttgtaataattttattcattcGAATCCTGTTGTAAAAACCCAATAAAGATTGgctacaataaaatatttaacggCCTACGAATCATTCTACACTCGGAAAAACGTAGAGCCTTCGCACCCACACCATAACTCAAAActtgatttattatactgaccagatttcgaaaattcaccacaaaaatccccaaatttgtggaaattccccaccaattcTCTGAGTCCCtagctcaaaaattttgtccccatccacgaaaaaatatccccgatttggggaaaaatccccaatattggcaacactgcccTTGCCTCAATACAACTGAATAAACTGTGAACTCCACAAATCCATTTTCGGAGACTTttcctaaaaatgttattattgtaTAAATTTTCAATCGTGAAATAAGGATACAAGAGcttctttctaaaaaaattacaaagcctCTACTGCTTCACACCAATGAGGaacaaagttcaccaatgtgctaccacaatggactgaatagtctaagtgagcctgatacatcgggctgccactatatctaacctaaccatcaatgAGGAACTGAGTTCACCAAATTTTTACACAACGAGGTGAGATCGATTCCCAGGCTTTCTTAGTTTCGATGTACATAtcattaacatttttgaaagtaaatcattaaaattgaatAACCCAACGTTGGACTTTAAAACTTCTCGATGGGATTTACATCTGTACTGCATAATTGCCGGTCCAGAATTTTCACCGAATTGTCTACAAACTATTGCTTTTGATAGAAGAAGTTATGCTTTGGATCATGGTCCTCTTGAAATACATGGATATTGCAATAGGATAATGATCCAAAGCATAACTCCCTCTATCAACTGGCATATTTTCGTTGACGTATGACATAATTGCGTCTCTTAATATCTGTGTATACTGAAAGGAGTCCATAGCACCTTCAGTTTTATGCAAAGGTCGGACACTACAAGATGACGTTGCGCCCCAAAGCAGAATTGAGAATCCTTCGAGTTTAAGGGTAGCTTGAGTACTCAGCGCACTTTGGGCGTCaaaaatagttttgtttttcttcaggGGAGACTGGCTTTACATTTTCTTCGTCTGAAAATAATACCCCTTTCCATTCCATAATTTTCAGTTGATTGCATTTTGTGGGAAACGCCAATTGATTTCGCTCCGACAGTACAGGCTTCTTCCGAGCATTTCTGCTTCCCGCAAACGGTACTTTCACTAAAAACTGCAGCCCGTATGACGTTGACCGATTTACGGGTGACTGATATGTAATGACGTGAATCGCTTACccgtttaattttattgttcgaaaccataaaatattcaaagacatcaaattttaggaccagtttaGATTTGGCTATTTTGACATGAATTATGGCCTCCAAATGGTCGATAAAGCCAACACACAGTGCATGGAATTCGCTCAGTGATATTTTGGTCCATTGGTCTTGAGGTTATCGACATATTAGGACATTTTCATtccacggtcgatgaatacgagcgggaAGCGACCATCGGTCATTACGGCGGCAACATTACTATCGGCGGCGCTTGAGGTCTGGTGGTCAGCTTACCTCATTAATAAGTAAatccgatcattttgtttgttcacaaacagtGAAATGCGTCTTCAATACTAAGCAAATTCGCATTCGAATTTTggggacaagaaatctttgacaTAAAGATAATAATTTACGAATTACAATAAGATTAagatttcaaaccccaaaaccaggagacgggtgctcaaaatataaagataataattttattcaagTTTGGTCTGTGATCTAAATATTTGTCTGCCAAGGGCTTCAAGTATATTTAAGAC
Encoded here:
- the LOC142238428 gene encoding uncharacterized protein LOC142238428 encodes the protein MQLKSQFIGFCTGSHILLLTLVLLLQVLSIAAERSCYKCEGAECIEKSHRFVEKCSKDENICATIFAGETIQAKGCLNTIPEKFRQKCNGSDIDILGQCHKCNDDECNEWALSDLYCAQCDSRWNPECSIEEDSIMVKPTRCHLSRTPNLLCYALKKEKRIVRGCATTLEEQRTCMTSDGCYFCNPSIAPDCNRIIPALQGMAKPSKPPNSRPSPKPPTPDSNSPPTNSNSGSAFNTGVESYILVLIAYFFKNF
- the LOC142238430 gene encoding uncharacterized protein LOC142238430, which gives rise to MHNIPSFDIGLFRGGKKFLPFILLIAIQIHAIAAEFSCYKCEGADCDHGVHREVEKCSNGKEVCATVFNGDKIEAQGCLENIPKTLRKQCDGSPIDILNKCHKCKSDLCNLWALSDSECVQCDSKNEDKCTLQDEPILIHPTKCYMGRTPNLMCYALKEDDRVIRGCAGTIEEQRTCHNSDGCYFCNPNITPACNMIIPVFEDSHKPKPNSAANVNELRAGSFIIMAMTLLFKYFL